The DNA segment atcaccaccaagcGTATACTGGCATCACGCTTTCCTCATGCCTCAATTAGTCTTATACAATCCATAGCGTCTGATACAACCCCATTACTGATGAAAGACTAACATCGCTGGAAATACTCACCTCCGAGTCAACGTCTCAGATAGTCTTCACTCTCCCCTCCTAAATAAGTCTCATATCAGGAGAATCCAATCATATTTCTAATATGATACTAGTCAGATGATATCCCCAATCATCATGGTGTAGTCCTCgtaacaacatcccatccaagtgcttggataattcctatcacaaggaaattctaaccacaactctgatgacaacccctagttatcgctggtagaaatccgtccacctactagatccacactcATAGCAGtgacccaaaggttaaaacctatcttcTCAGAGTACACATGAAACATCTAGACCTTCTTAAAACTTAAatgcggatttttttttttaaataataacaatacctatatgcccatacatatatgtatcacatttaaaataaaatactacttcttagtagtaacttaaataaaaataaacaaataaataattaaaaagggtttcatgcatgaaacaaaaATAGTAAATAATACATGTTTGAAACTCTCATATgggaaaataataaaatagaaatatgcaacttgttttaaaaactcaacgtcataaaaataaatgtatcttaAAACATCATCTAAAAACTGCAACGGTCACGGGACCACTGTTCTGTGAGCTCATACATcttcaccaccggtaggagctacataagtaTCATctaactcacctgcaccatataaccgtagtgagcctaggggctcaacatgtctaaacttggatatcaaggtttaaactaatgcatcacataatcatactaatacatatacatgatacatgagcatgcatggaaacatttttcataacataaatgctgaatcataaatcttaagcataaacatcatctttcttcatcatacataacatagttgagcatggtatttttgaaacagtctatggtcctatccgtaagtgtgacgcttatctgtgctgactgatcagtctcataaaccaacgtacgtgatggtgataaatcacctcctatggtagtaaactacctcataaatcatatatcatatggtggataaccactcttatgtcacactacttcaattttcatcaagaaaatatttttgctcaactcatacataatcataatcatatcatataaaatttcatgaatgcatgcactaactaaaaatttgtccgtaatatatatttaattgattttttcataataaatatacttatacttaaaatataaacttcatgcataaaaataattaaatatatattccgaacttagttatttttcatgggttggtccagactgctggtcactcactctaagcccattaaacttaaataagagcctaattatcaaattttaacccaaataacttaactaaacttaactgggcttaaataaaaatatttaagcccattaacttaaataaacccaataagacactagactggcccaaaaatcctctaactgactcaaaaacccaaaagcccaacctgacctgcCCATTAAgtttcatgggcccccaggctcatgaaaaactaatgggctcacttaaaacataatttaagctcatcaacttattaacttaaagttaaattaataaaattattaactaaccattaacttataaatttgaccaataaaattactaaacccgacacaacttggcccaataattctcatggatcacacggcccatgaaaAATTAATGGGCTCACCTCAATAATTATCAAAGCTCATTAAAttagtccaattaattaattaagtcaagcccaaacccattaattattaactaaatctcttatttaatttaaaataaaaatactcgagcccaactaatataaccggacccggaccaaactGACTCGACCCattatattttagacccgactcGGGCTCGAAAAGCGAAGCCCGGTCTGCCAAAACACAAGACACAACCCTAGCTTACCAATCCCTAAGCCCAACTCGAGGCCAGCTTCTGTTCAGAGGCATTGGCCACCCTACTCCGGCCACCAAATGGCtggagcaccaccacctacacCTAGAAGACTTCAATACGTTTCCagaaagctaaaaaccagcccaaacggagtcctaacgaaggagaacgaaccaaaacaaaatcTGCCTAATTTCTGCTCGCGCGCTGCGCGCGATGCCGGACTTCcggccgttcggccgcccaaCTCCGACCATCACTGGCTAGAGAACTACCTGAGATAACTTCCTCtatgtcttggggttctaacccaattggaatcacccTCAAACCCATCCTATACAGTGCACACGAACCATTCTCCCAAAACCGCTCAAACTGCGACCTTCTATGCAACCAGAAGATATTGTTTCGGTTCAGACCAACCTTGGCTCAAACCACTCAAACCactcgaccctaaggcaccctaggacaccccttgaccgagccCCAGCCTCTGGACTATGCAATGCTTGGCAAAAACGTGAGTCATGACCAATCAagcaagaacatgcatcaatacaaggcatacatgcataaactcgaaatttccatgaaaaatcagaaataaaacacatcatgcaagagtaatagcttatatggtggccaaataaaagttttagacatgccttgaaAATTCTAGGACGATAATTGATGTGTATACGAgcctccgggacgacgaacggaccaaaatcttCAAAGAGCTAGGTTGGAACGGCTATGGAGGATGAGTTTTCTGAAGAAATCGTGAAGAAAGGCTGAAGATGATGATAGGAGGCGGCTGATACGTTTTTGATCGGCTAAAGGAATTAATTTTAGGTTTAAATTTGAGTAGATAATGGGTAGATTTatgataataactaatataaattaattaggtagataatataacataaatataaaattttaaacttttaaaaaatacctactaatctgatatataataataaatcccgaaatataatattaaaggatttttaaagatcaataaaagtcattaaaatgacttattttggtcaaaaatcaatttttaaataaatatataagtaaatactaaaattttcttgacaaaataccttaaaataatattttaaggctactaaaaatctcataaaatattttggatgaaaacaACATCTTGTCCGTCCTTTGTCCCGCCTACGCgaatcataaaataatttttctcaaataaattcataaatcatataatataaatttaaatgccgaaacaatatttaaagcatgcaaataaatcacataattcacatactaactcataaaaacaattcaacacattttcacattattttaaaattattaaatctcccagttatgcatgcggatttacgtgacgaattttcgggcgttacaacacacttgtcaaaaaaatccctccatgactggttcccatagcagaaAACTCAATGTATATCTCTGGCTCACCAGACGATATcgtaccatcgatatcaaacctgatatctaatccaaggccATATCTCGTCGTGAATGtcgccaaatccctagactgagtagccttcccaccgccatctcctgaagcacatggctcccaggtaacctttgaagtacaaggactcccagagtaatactggcatagggtcgcgccccatcacatctagtcctggtcatagtccacaactctcggcatatactgaacctggtatcccgatgaaaacccatcatcacaagcctcaacctaacaaaggtcagacagcctactattctcaaggaaacaacctagaacaaagcccaaatgttctaaaccgaacaatacccttaatgcctctagatgagtccactcatcgctggcactaacatagtccactgactcactaggtcaatcctaggaaaatgcctagactaaccacaagtcacactgtcacagtcggcccactcaaatctcATGAGTtgcaatagttgaacgctaatcaactaaacccaatccaaacttccgcacaatcatgcaatcatccacgaattgctggataaataaaaacatgtatcattgcttccatttatgtacaatttctcaattacaatctcatgtaatacatacagtattcaaaatacaatgaaatgtacaatcgaacttgaaatgatacaaccatagtatgatgattcattacaactgaaatactgtttacaactacatcaatacagtatttaaatcatcgtactagtcttcgtttcttgagcatgaagcttctaattgacacatgcatcgatacaagcatactcccgaccaagtctttctacatgtcctcctacgaagaactccggagaaatggctcgtgatagctaaccagttatgctctgcgtcagtgcatgtcagtcgaccccttctgctcacgatctaccatcagcgatcttcttgtaaccaaatcatgcttctgaacatgaagttttccgtgtgcctaccgaacgcatcgatacaagcataccggcaaaaccatgtactgcatgaggttaaagaccttacgctcgaaacctatCATGCCTTAAGCACTCGAGGTATttcctggtgaaggtctatatgacaatctctccatttacgactggagaatcttcagagtagtgtcatcatggtatggacgatacagatgcaagcatcaagtgcgtcccatccaattctcttccactgcctctggcatccggtactcgatccaaaactaggatccacatgagtaaaagtcttgaaaactcggacacgatccatcactcctgtccgcacttgctggaatcccataagccaaatctttagaaatcctgtCGATGACGATAGTCTCTAGGCAAACTAATTgtcgcatcatcacctcttccaaggtctcatccatcctataaggataacccaaattctcattactatatcccaagtttcttgcatgcatatgctctgataccaaaaatgtagtgaccctacccgaatccactacctaatcagagttaagagcataattaaacatgcattaaataaatcactgcggaagacttaaataaaaacagaccggcagaatacaaccggttaaataaatttgattatacaacccaatcgaataaataaaccctaaaggcaaaacctacagctaatcctgttgtcttcactggttaCTGGATACTCCAAGCtcttggtgctcaatcctgcacctacacctgccccgtcgaatggggtgtccagatacacagaaaagactggacgtgagctctaagctcaatacaaaagcactgggtaaaacatacaaatatgatgcatgcaaatgatagggtatccatatctgggataactgtatataactgctcagtaatggcgcctaggacatgagtggtacaacccggggagcaaaccttgtgtacactgctcattcctataggacgtcgACTGTGTCCCaagatgctaactacccatgacccgtcagtcactgggcactagacatcacccgtctaGACAGGACTGAgtggccctacatggctcatctcacaagatggataggcacaatatgatatgcacatgctgcataataatatgacacacaaatgcaacatataagcatgcaaaacccgctggctatctcagtctgtacttacgtaccttactacaggcagtcctagcagtcccactctaggttccaagtctatcatcaactctacaatgcaaatatccatgcatcattatttaagctctaaaatccttaacaaagctattgaatactcctaactaatttaaggagaccatagctatacctgcatccttCGTCAGctcgctgatgacaattgcctcaaaactaggccacagctccgctacgacgcctggattgctatgccacttctggattcccaataggatgcctagaactccctaggagcccgtttggatttagtagagattttttaaaataagtgcttttaaaagctataatttttggcttttaaaaaaactctaattttgactttaaaaagtgcttatttaagcacttttgtggtcaaccaaacaccttgttaaatgaaaagcacttaaaaaagtgcttttttagcctggcttttgaaaccaaacggggcctagatctgagttagaaggcttaggaatcagagagaagagaggaaaaggtgcacttaaaaatgaaatctcggccccttAGATTCATGGAGTGAAATTAGGGAGCAACACACGTCAATTCTTGGTAAAGTAGTATAGTCTCAATTCGTACGTTCatgataattaattgattactCTAATTGAGATTTTCCTTCCACTCGAAGTAGAACTTGTGTCCTTAGTTTGTAATATCTACTCATTCAATCAAGAATTAGTtttaatcataaataaattgaaaatcCAACCATACATTGGCTTAAAATCCCATCATGTCAAAAATCTCGTAAGAGTCACAATATTATGATAACCACCAACTTAACGATCATACACCACATTATAAGTAAACAGTTTTTTGcatattcaaaactcaaaatggACAAAGAAAAGGCTAAAGAAACAATAAGACAAATCCACAAGCATTACCTTGCACAACCCATTAACTTGTTTCCATACTAACTCCCGTTTCAGGTGCTGCAAATAATAATAGTCTCGCATCTGTTAGCAATGTGCAAGcacaaaaataagaaaaatctgATATTGTGTTTACATAAACAACACTTGAATCTACATAGGAAAAAAATCTAAACTTAAATTTAAATGTaacaattcaacaatcaaattttaaaaccaAGATTGGCACTGGGCAGGAGACATAATTGAACAAAGAAATAAAATCACTGCACATTACCACTTCCACAGAAAATTTATGCTAAACAAAATATAACCACCATCATCCTTAAGAAGATCAAAAAAGCCACATAAAACACACCGGAAAAGGGCCGCGAAGAAGGAATgaaatatttcgagattatttCAAATTACAATTCAACGAAATTCAGGAATCTCAAGAAATCAGAAAAGCCAAACGAAACCTAGAGATGAACAAAAGGACGAAAGAAGTCGGAGAACCAAGGGAAAAACGAAACAAAAACCAAAAGATGAGAAGAGAAGAAAGCTTAACCCGAAATCAAAGCTTTCCAATCCACGAAGGAGCTGTAATCAAAGTGAAGAAAAGTGAAGAACGAAAGAGATAATGACTTGTATCGCTTAAACCAGCTTCGTTTTGGTGCGCACTCTTTTAAAACGTGAGGAAACAACTAACCCAGTCgaaaatcttcaattccatgaGAGAAATGAGAAGAAAAATATTACCTCAAAAATAAACCCAACACTTATACCAAATGATCTCGATTTTATAAACTAAGAATGTATCATCACATAAAAAAGGCTTTGAATGTCCATACCTAGTCAAAAATATGATCTTGGATGCATTCGGCCAACTCAGAGCGTAACTCATCAGTTTCTTCCCACGAGTACTCTTTTTTGTAAACTTGGAACACACACATAAATTATATTAGAGAAAAACAAGTACTGGTGAATTTGTCAAATAATAAATACACGACTTTAAAATTATTTCAGAAAAGAAATATACCATTAATAGTAATGAATCTCCTTCGATAATTGCATCTTTTTCAATAATTTGTCTAATAAATTTCAATACGTAAAAACCAACAAATAAGAGGAtccaacaaattaattaatactcAATCTTAAAGTCCAAAATAGGAGAAAATATATGTGGTTAATTCACAGATGAGTCTAACATTAAGCATCTTATAGGAAAATTGACGAGTGTTCCAATCCTCTAGTTATTGgataatttttaaaacaacAGCCGATATACCACCAAGGAAATCCCACACaaaattaaaagtttttaattaatcaatgttatattaaattattagaatTAAGGGAAAATGGACCTGATCAATCattgtttttttataaatgaCCTTTTAGAATTCTTTAAAAACACCCGAAGAATGACAAAAATCATGATGCTAGTGTACATATGAATGACACATAATCGAACTTCTAGTCGTGTATTTTTTGCTACCCAAGTGTCTCAATTATTGAACGACTTGCAATTAATTTAAGTTTACATTGAACGGCCTAACACCAACATAGATAGAATCGAtgcctaaaaatatttttaatcccaAGACATCGCCGTTAATGATTTATGTCTACACTATTACACTAGGCTTGTAATGCAAAAGTtctctattttaatttaataatatatgcaAGTATATCTTATAAAAgatttttcaatcaaatttagTATGACAGGATttgtaataatataatattttcatgTGATGAAGTAATAAAAATACAGAGAGATGTCTAATGCCAGATGGGTACTTACCAGAAACCAGAAGCAAGAAGCTTCCCTCCAATTATTTTTGGAGGCCTACCCCCAAATAAGTAATTTGGGATTCTTTTTGAAGTCATGCTTCTGCTTGTAGCTCCTCAGAAGACAAGATAGCTTTGCAACCACAAAACAAGCATATCAGTGTAGACGATAGACACAAGCAATTGAGAAGATCAGAAACTCCAAATATGTTGGTTGAAAACAACCAACCACAATAGCAGCTGTGATTGCCTCATCTGGACGAGAAATATTACCCAATGAGAAAAACAAGACAGTTGGCAACAACAGCAACAGTTTTTAGCTCCACCTCATTATCTTTAAGCCACCAACCCTTTCAAAAGAGaagaaataaattataaactATTTAcaagaacattgttttgcatTCATACACTACGACATCATTCACATGCCAGATTGAGCCAAAGTAACCGATCAGATGACACACTAAACAAGAGAATGGCAAGAATAAATGACTAGAATAGTacatttctgaaaaaaaaaaaaaagtagtggCTCAAGAATTGAATAGAGTAGAACAACGAAAACATAGATTTTACTTAACTTGCAAATATTAATATCATTTTGGTTGCATAaagaaattatataaaatatataaaccaGTATGAGACAGAAACAGTCAATATCCAATTTCAGGGTGCTTCAGGAACCCTTAGAAATTATAGAGATGAAAATATAACCATGGTACAACTGCAGCAACGATCATAGATCAAAAGGATTGACAATATATAATTAGAGAATCTACACGTGATATGGTTCCATATTAACATAATTTCATGATGATACGACACTGTATCGCTAAAAATACTGGATAGACAAAGTATGTCCTCAACAATGCCATCGTAAAATTGCAATGGAGGTTATGTTTCATGGAGGAAAGGCGAAAGTGCCCATGGATAACTGAGTGTAtgtgtgagagagagagagagagagagagagagacggGATTGGTGGAAATTGGATATCTTTGGAGAAAGACAAGGGAATCGGAAGACCATATAAGATATTAATTTTTTCGTAAGATCTGTAAATTTGCTAGAATTCTATCAATAATCAAGAGGCAATTTAGGGGTTTTCTTTCTAATTAAACCATACTTTTATTTTATGGGTTCTACGAGGGACTCGTGTTTGGGGAACACCCTTTCTCCTCACTATTTCTTAGTGAGAATCAGTTAGACGATAAAACTTCTCATTCATGTGAAGAAACGCATGTTCCCAAAACCACAACCTTGTACTTATTATAAGAGAAAGtcataaaagtaaaaaaaaaaaaagaaagactACAATTCATTTGTGAGAATGGTCTCTCGATTGACTAACCTACTCCAACTTGCACTATGCATCTGAGTTTTACGAGGGATTCATCTAAAATGAAGAGCCAATCGCAGAAGTAATAGCAAGACGAGCCAAATACCTTAACTCGAAATCCCACTGTCCAAAAAACGCAGCAACAGGAGACTATAAAGAGCTAGAAATAAAGAGAAAACCTGCACCTCAATCTTCAAAATAGTGAGAAAGACACCCAACACCAGTAACGAAGAACAAGCAGAAGAAAATCGCAACAATGAAGACTCCTGCGTAGCTATTCCCAACGAACAGAAGAAGAAACGGATGAAGAGAATTGGATACTCAGCCTCAGCCTCCTCCATCTCTCTCTATGAAGATTCTCCCGAAGTCGCCGGCGCCGCCTCCGAAGagacgaagaagaagaagcggATAAAGAGAATTGGCCAAGAAATGTGGAGCTAGGTCATAAGTATCCATAGGTGCATATTAACTGGTAAAATGTTCGACATTTTTGTTTTTGGTGATGaaacaatttaaaaaaacaGGGGAAAGGGAACAAAGACCACTAATATGCGGttcattaaaatatttttagtttctTCGAGGGAACAAAGATAACGAAACATTGaaattcaaaatcaaaaaaGGAAATCcgaattgattttttaaaaaaaaaacataacccGATTtcaggaaaaaaataaaaaaactcatacaaaaaatacatttaaaaCCCGAATCGATAGGAAAAGAGAAGGATTCATACGATTATTCCATCGGCGAGAAGCTCCTGGTAGTGGTGGAAGGCTGGAGTTGTAAATCGACGGCACGCTAGGGCTGAAGAAGAGGATCGATGGAGTTCGAAAGAAGGGATAGATGGAGTTTGGAAGACGGCGAGCAGCTTTTGGTGGTGGTGGAAGGCTGGAGTTGTCAATCGGCGACGGGCGCTAGGGCTGAAGAAAGGCGATCGATGGAGTTGTGGAAGAAGGGGATGGAGTTTGGGTTTTTTACGATTGTGTAAGTCAACGACAAGGTTTAGAAAGATAGGGAATTTACTTCACAACTTaccattaaaattttattttttcactttttacttcggcaaaaCAATACCTGCCGAAGTAATATGTCCTAAAAAATTAAGTGAAGCCCGTGTTTTTTTAAATACCGAAGTAAAATGTGTATTTTTACCTCATTAATGTTATTACCGAAGTTATATATTGataattgccgaagtaaaaaatgCCGAAGTAAAATGCAAAATTTCTACTAGTGTATTTTCAAATAGTagaattattttgtaaaatactGCTTCCCGTGTAATGCATTAAATTTTTaatgtaaatatataattaataggTGGTTGTAATAATTTTCGATTGAGATTAACGAAAAGAAACAGACTCCAATTTTATAGCTATCACGTTAAATAGATTTAATTGCATACACTATTATTGTGAAATCATGCGATTATAAAAAATCCCCCTATGAAAAAACAAACGATCTATTAATTCCATGTGTTTTCAAATATTGAGCTAATATAtccttatattttcaaattttgaggaCAAACATCCTTATCTATACGTGTTTTCAGGGTTATGTGTGATCTAAATTTGAAAGGCatgaagttttttttattattgttaaaGGCATGAAGTTAACAGTCACATGGTATTTTCAGCAATCTTGTAATTTTTACATGAGTATTTTATACAATAATGgttatattttatgattttggatatatatttatactagagtaaaatttattttggtacacgaactattgataaaatgtcaaattggtacatgaactattaaaaatggtttaattgacatacgatcaaacatagaaatcaattttttcctttatttaaattgtttttaagtCCAATTTGTTATTAAATTCAACTAGATACATATTTCTCTTCTtaagttattttattaattaaaattgaaaaaataaattcatatttactatacaataaaaataaattagataTCATTCATCCGAAAAAATATTCAACgtgaaatttatatatcataaataaaaatacaaatatatatatatatatatatatcattcgAAAAAACTCGATGGTCTATGGAGGTTGGAGCAACAACACAACATCACGTGGATATTTTTTATAGCCTCGATTTACGCGATTAAGATTGTCGAAATTCTTTTTTACTTGGTTTAGGCATTTGTAACAAATTACATGATTTTTTaattgtatttttaattaaatatttaaatataaaaatatttattttataatatttgtataaatataataattatatattaattcttTCTATTCTCATTTATCGATGAATTAtacttttataaatataaatgataatattataatataaataaataaaaaacatcattttattatatatttttaaaaaaatttaatatattattttaatatataatttatcagcTGTTATAATGTTtgtattaaataatatttataatatttttttacactgaGTACGatcattttattataaaatttaaataaatataaatttatgctTATAATTGTtgtcaataaaataattttgaaaaataaaatatgtatttatttgaattaaagtAATGGTAAAATTGACTTTATAACTTGATTATATaccaattaaattattttcaataattcatataccaatttgatattttatcaatagttctcataaaaaaatcttaatttGGTGATGACAATCATTAAAAGCATATTAGTCGAACAAGTTCAAGTAGATCAGTTGGAACGTTGaacaaaaccaagaacatattcaaCCTATATCATGATCGTCTTATATATTTGATCTAAACAAGAATAAAAATGATAAGGAATCTCCTGTCACtgttactatatatatatatatatatatatatatatatatatatatatatatatatatatatcagtgtATC comes from the Henckelia pumila isolate YLH828 chromosome 1, ASM3356847v2, whole genome shotgun sequence genome and includes:
- the LOC140890743 gene encoding uncharacterized protein isoform X3 — encoded protein: MRDYYYLQHLKRELVWKQVNGLCKGVLGILLGIQKWHSNPGVVAELWPSFEAIVISELTKDAELMIDLEPRVGLLGLPVVRMDETLEEVMMRQLVCLETIVIDRISKDLAYGIPASADRSDGSCPSFQDFYSCGS
- the LOC140890743 gene encoding uncharacterized protein isoform X4; this encodes MRDYYYLQHLKRELVWKQVNGLCKGVLGILLGIQKWHSNPGVVAELWPSFEAIVISELTKDAELMIDLEPRVGLLGLPVVR